AGGGGCGCGAAGGAATGCGACGGTGACAGATGGTTGACCCTGCTCGCCATCCGCCCGATAGGTCCGCGCGAGCAAAGCACCCCTGAGAAACCCGATGACTTCAGACTCCAACCCACTCCAAGCGTCCGCCGTCACCCCCGACGCCGACGCCACCTGGCAAACCGACGTCCGCGCCGGCGTGCGTCACGCCGGCGATCTCGTTTCCCTGCCGCTGTCGCCAGCCGAGCGCGCCGCGGCGCAGGAAGCCGCCGCGAACCACAAGGTTCGCATCCCGAAAGCCTATCTCGACCTGATCGACTGGAACGACCCCGCCGATCCGATCCGGCTGCAGGTCATCCCGCAGCCGGAGGAGCTGGTCGAGCACGAGGGCGAGCTCGACGATCCCATAGCTGACCACGGCTTCAGCCCGGTGCCGCGGCTGACGCATCGCCATGCCGACCGGGTGCTGCTGTTCCCGACCTATCAATGCGCCGTCTATTGCCGGTTCTGCTTTCGCAAGGAGTCGCTGACCTCGATCGGCCGGGGTTTTTCACGCGAAGCGCTGGAGCCGGCCTTCGCCTATATCGCCGAGCATCCCGAGATACGCGAGGTGATCCTGACCGGTGGCGATCCGCTGTCGCTGCCCGACAAGGCACTGGTCGAGATCCGCACGCGCATCGAGGCCATCGCCCATGTGCGGCTGCTGCGCATCCACACCCGCGTGCCCGTCGCGCTGCCCTCGCGCGTCACCGCCGGGTTGGTCTCGGCCCTGGAGGGCCGGCTGATGGTGACCGTCGTCACCCATTTCAATCATCCGCGTGAAATCACCAACGCCACCGAAATGGCCTGCCGCACACTGCGGCAAGCCGGCTTCGTGCTGCTCAACCAGAGCGTTCTCTTGAAAGGCGTCAACGATACGGTCGAGGTGCTGGAGGAACTGTGCCGCGAGCTGATGTACCGGTTGGGCGTCAAGCCCTATTACCTCCACCATGGCGACCTCGCGCGCGGCATGGCCCACCGTCGCACCACGATTGCGCAGGGCCAAACGCTGGCCGAAGCGCTGCGCGCGCGACTGTCGGGCATCTGCAACCCCGTCTATGTGCTGGACCTGCCGGAAGGCGGCGGCAAGGTGCCACTTGGGCCGTGCTATGTCGAAGCGCGGGACGGGGAGAACTGGCGGATACGCGGGCTGGATGGCGAGGTGAGGGGGTATCGGGAGGTGGTGGAAACCTAGGAAACAACTTTTACCGTAGTTGGCGCCGCCCCTCACCTGCCTGCCGGCATCCTCTCCCCGTATAGGGACGGGGAGAGGGGCGCTGTTATCGCCGATTTCGCCAATTGTCAGCGTTGCAAAATAGGGGCCGAGGCTGCGGCCGGCCTCCTTCTCCCCGTCACTATACGGGGAGAAGTGCCCGGCAGGGCGATGAGGGGCAGCGCCAACTTTGGCGATTGAAACGATTGCCTTGGGCGTGACCGCCGATGCGTCGCCACACCCTATTTCTCTCCCTCCAAAAAAATCTCACTGCCCCCGGGAATAAAGCGCAGCCCTTCCGGGTCTTGCTCTGTAGCGAGGCCATTCTCCCGGCCCGCATCCAGGAAACAGAACAAGGACTTATGGACATGAACAAGCTCGCTCTCAGCGTGGCTGCCATGCTGCTTGCCTCAAGCGCTGCCTTTGCCGGCAGCGACCATGGCGCCAACAATTCCAACCAGCCGGTCGCTGCAGTCGACACCAATGCCACGGCTTCCATTCCCCCACGCCAGCACGGCGTCGACACCAAGGTGACGACAGGGCCGAGCCAAGAGTCGGTGCAGGACACGATCGACCGGCACAACCGCGACGGTATCTGGGGCAACTGAATGCGCCACCGACCATCGACCCCTGACCAACTTCAACCCGCACAAACAGGAACCATCGCCATGAAAAACATCGCTCTTGCCGCAGCTGCCA
The nucleotide sequence above comes from Mesorhizobium shangrilense. Encoded proteins:
- a CDS encoding DUF680 domain-containing protein; amino-acid sequence: MNKLALSVAAMLLASSAAFAGSDHGANNSNQPVAAVDTNATASIPPRQHGVDTKVTTGPSQESVQDTIDRHNRDGIWGN
- a CDS encoding KamA family radical SAM protein: MTSDSNPLQASAVTPDADATWQTDVRAGVRHAGDLVSLPLSPAERAAAQEAAANHKVRIPKAYLDLIDWNDPADPIRLQVIPQPEELVEHEGELDDPIADHGFSPVPRLTHRHADRVLLFPTYQCAVYCRFCFRKESLTSIGRGFSREALEPAFAYIAEHPEIREVILTGGDPLSLPDKALVEIRTRIEAIAHVRLLRIHTRVPVALPSRVTAGLVSALEGRLMVTVVTHFNHPREITNATEMACRTLRQAGFVLLNQSVLLKGVNDTVEVLEELCRELMYRLGVKPYYLHHGDLARGMAHRRTTIAQGQTLAEALRARLSGICNPVYVLDLPEGGGKVPLGPCYVEARDGENWRIRGLDGEVRGYREVVET